A window of the Gemmatirosa kalamazoonensis genome harbors these coding sequences:
- the rbfA gene encoding 30S ribosome-binding factor RbfA, with product MAFDNRRPDRVAEAIREEVAQFLADGVKDPRVRGLVTVTGVEVTRDLRHARVFVSIMGDDAAKAETFEGLAGVAGHLRGRIGRSLRLRAAPEIEFRNDASVAHAARIETLLEQLQREREAKEEDAEPSDHTTGAASPDASTE from the coding sequence ATGGCATTCGACAACCGACGACCCGACCGCGTCGCCGAGGCGATCCGCGAGGAGGTCGCGCAGTTCCTCGCCGACGGCGTGAAGGATCCGCGCGTGCGCGGCCTCGTCACCGTCACCGGCGTCGAGGTCACGCGCGACCTGCGGCACGCGCGCGTGTTCGTGAGCATCATGGGCGACGACGCCGCGAAGGCCGAGACGTTCGAGGGCCTCGCCGGCGTCGCCGGACATCTGCGTGGGCGCATCGGCCGCTCGCTGCGTCTGCGCGCCGCGCCGGAGATCGAGTTCCGCAACGACGCGAGCGTCGCCCACGCGGCGCGCATCGAGACGCTGCTCGAGCAACTGCAGCGCGAGCGTGAGGCGAAGGAGGAGGACGCCGAGCCGTCCGACCACACCACGGGCGCCGCCTCGCCCGACGCGTCCACGGAATGA
- the truB gene encoding tRNA pseudouridine(55) synthase TruB: MLGVVLVDKPAGVTSHDVVNVARRALGESRIGHAGTLDPFATGLLVLLVGSATRLLPHVSGDPKVYEAAIQFGAETDTEDLHGTVVRQAPLPGRAAIEAALPSLTGELDQTPPAYSAKRIGGRRAYDLAREGAAVTLAPARVRVDRWEILAWRGDESAVAGCDARVTCGGGTYIRSLARDLGRAVASAAHLTALRRTHSGAFDVSDADSLDALREGRARVRPALDALPHLPVQALSDVDLRRATSGIAVDARVDGSWAALTSEATDMLAVLAERAGDRWQPRVVLREG; this comes from the coding sequence ATGCTCGGAGTGGTGCTGGTGGACAAGCCGGCCGGCGTCACGTCGCACGACGTCGTCAACGTGGCGCGCCGCGCGTTAGGCGAGTCGCGCATCGGCCACGCCGGCACGCTCGATCCGTTCGCGACGGGGCTGCTCGTGCTGCTCGTGGGCTCCGCGACGCGGCTGCTGCCGCACGTGAGCGGCGACCCGAAGGTGTACGAGGCGGCGATCCAGTTCGGCGCCGAGACCGACACCGAGGACCTGCACGGCACCGTCGTTAGGCAGGCGCCGCTGCCGGGGCGCGCCGCCATCGAAGCCGCGCTGCCGTCGCTCACCGGCGAGCTGGATCAGACTCCGCCGGCGTATTCGGCCAAGCGCATCGGCGGGCGCCGCGCGTACGACCTCGCGCGTGAAGGCGCTGCCGTCACGCTCGCGCCGGCGCGGGTGCGTGTCGACCGGTGGGAGATCCTCGCGTGGCGTGGCGACGAGTCCGCGGTCGCCGGATGCGACGCGCGCGTCACCTGCGGCGGCGGCACCTACATCCGCTCCCTCGCGCGCGACCTCGGCCGCGCCGTCGCCAGCGCCGCGCACCTCACCGCCCTGCGACGCACGCACAGCGGCGCGTTCGACGTGAGCGACGCCGACTCGCTCGACGCGCTGCGTGAGGGTCGCGCGCGAGTGCGGCCGGCGCTCGATGCGCTCCCGCATCTCCCGGTGCAGGCGTTGAGCGACGTCGATCTCAGACGGGCGACGAGCGGCATCGCCGTGGACGCCCGCGTCGACGGGAGCTGGGCCGCGTTGACGAGCGAGGCCACGGACATGCTCGCCGTCCTCGCCGAGCGTGCCGGCGACCGGTGGCAGCCGCGCGTCGTGCTGCGTGAGGGCTGA
- a CDS encoding bifunctional riboflavin kinase/FAD synthetase, translating to MTASGLPPNVRDTIVTVGTFDGVHRGHWDVIQQLVGRARATGLPSVLVTFEPHPLEIVNPGAAPQLLTPGREKLEVLAQGGLDYVAVLPFTRTLAEYGPDEFVDIVLRDRFRMRELLIGYDHGFGRGRTGDVSVLRELGESRGFTVDVVPPVAADGGDPVSSSATRRALAEGDLDAARAALGRRYSVAGIVSHGEKRGRLLGYPTINVVPESARKLLPLAGVYAVVVQTPGGPFGGMMNLGPRPTFGDERVSLEAHLFDSVADLYDAHVRIDFVARLRDVQRFASVEALVEQLGRDAEAARAALAASVTPRDASGFVDVMHPKA from the coding sequence GTGACGGCATCGGGCCTTCCGCCGAACGTCCGCGACACCATCGTCACCGTCGGCACGTTCGACGGCGTGCACCGTGGGCACTGGGACGTCATCCAGCAGCTCGTCGGCCGGGCGCGCGCGACCGGGCTGCCGAGCGTGCTCGTCACGTTCGAGCCGCATCCGCTGGAGATCGTGAACCCGGGCGCTGCGCCCCAGCTCCTGACGCCGGGAAGGGAAAAGCTCGAGGTCCTCGCCCAGGGCGGTCTCGACTACGTCGCGGTGCTGCCGTTCACGCGCACGCTGGCGGAGTACGGCCCGGACGAGTTCGTCGACATCGTGCTGCGCGATCGCTTCCGCATGCGCGAGCTGCTCATCGGCTACGACCACGGCTTCGGGCGCGGCCGGACCGGCGACGTGTCGGTTCTGCGCGAGCTCGGCGAGTCGCGCGGCTTCACCGTCGACGTGGTGCCGCCGGTCGCCGCGGATGGTGGGGATCCGGTCTCTTCGAGTGCCACCCGTCGCGCGCTCGCCGAGGGCGACCTCGACGCGGCGCGTGCCGCGCTCGGCCGGCGCTATTCGGTCGCCGGCATCGTCTCGCACGGCGAGAAGCGCGGCCGGCTGCTCGGCTACCCGACCATCAACGTGGTGCCGGAGTCCGCGCGGAAGCTGCTGCCGCTCGCCGGCGTCTACGCCGTGGTCGTGCAGACACCCGGCGGCCCGTTCGGGGGTATGATGAACCTCGGCCCCCGCCCGACGTTCGGCGACGAGCGCGTGTCGCTCGAGGCGCATCTGTTCGACTCCGTGGCGGACCTCTACGACGCGCACGTTCGCATCGATTTCGTCGCCCGCCTACGCGACGTCCAGCGCTTCGCGTCGGTCGAGGCGCTCGTCGAGCAGCTCGGCCGCGACGCCGAGGCGGCGCGTGCTGCCCTCGCGGCCAGTGTGACGCCACGCGACGCGAGCGGGTTCGTTGACGTGATGCACCCGAAGGCGTAA
- the secD gene encoding protein translocase subunit SecD — protein MSNLKYRLLAIGALVVLSVYALFPRTVIERVNRNGTMVTDTVRRVPLKRGLDLQGGMHLTLAVDESKGAVANKAEALDRAIRVVRNRIDELGVTEPLVQKAGTDRIIVELPGVADPERAQAVVQKAAFLEFQITDETQALERSLPKLDAIAAAKLPTVASAAGTPGATATPSPQQGLGSLLTSGDSAKKDTVKAAGTTGDSAKKPADSANLLKPNAAGAFTKAVQPANIPGQYVVAESDYLRLQSLLDLPEVQSALPPGKVMRWGADTMVVNGQVYRTLWVLDARPIITGEYLTDARPSSDPVEGNTVQFELSREGGRRFQNETAKHIKDFMAVVLDQRVITAPTIESAIGSRGQIRLGGGSLQDAQDLAIVLKAGALPVPLRVEETREVGPSLGQDSIRHGLLAGAVAVTLVIVIMLVYYRFSGLLAVGGLVLYMLYTLATLAGFDATLTLPGLAGFVLSIGIAVDANVLIFERIREELDAGKSVRLAIDEGFRHAMSAIVDSNVSTALTAAVLYQYGTGPVRGFAVTLLAGIAASMITAIFVVRTFYLLWLNRSPRVESLSI, from the coding sequence ATGTCGAACCTGAAGTACCGCCTCCTGGCGATCGGAGCGCTGGTCGTGCTCTCCGTCTATGCGCTCTTCCCGCGCACCGTGATCGAGCGCGTGAACCGCAACGGCACGATGGTGACCGACACCGTGCGCCGCGTCCCGCTGAAGCGCGGCCTCGACCTCCAGGGCGGCATGCACCTCACACTCGCGGTCGACGAGTCGAAGGGCGCGGTGGCGAACAAGGCCGAGGCGCTCGACCGCGCGATCCGCGTCGTCCGCAACCGCATCGACGAGCTCGGCGTGACGGAGCCGCTCGTCCAGAAGGCCGGCACCGACCGCATCATCGTCGAGCTGCCCGGCGTCGCCGATCCGGAGCGCGCGCAGGCGGTGGTGCAGAAGGCCGCGTTCCTCGAGTTCCAGATCACCGACGAGACGCAGGCGCTCGAGCGCTCGCTGCCGAAGCTCGACGCGATCGCCGCCGCGAAGCTCCCGACGGTGGCGTCCGCGGCCGGCACGCCAGGCGCCACGGCGACGCCGTCGCCGCAGCAGGGGCTCGGCTCGCTGCTCACGAGCGGCGACTCGGCCAAGAAGGACACCGTGAAGGCCGCCGGCACCACCGGCGACTCCGCGAAGAAGCCGGCCGACAGCGCGAACCTGCTGAAGCCGAACGCCGCCGGCGCGTTCACGAAGGCCGTCCAGCCCGCGAACATCCCCGGCCAGTACGTCGTCGCCGAGAGCGACTACCTGCGACTCCAGTCGCTCCTCGACCTGCCGGAGGTCCAGAGCGCGCTGCCGCCGGGCAAGGTCATGCGCTGGGGCGCCGACACCATGGTCGTGAACGGCCAGGTGTACCGCACGCTCTGGGTGCTGGATGCGCGCCCGATCATCACCGGTGAGTACCTGACCGACGCGCGGCCGTCGAGCGATCCGGTCGAGGGCAACACGGTGCAGTTCGAGCTGAGCCGCGAGGGCGGCCGCCGCTTCCAGAACGAGACGGCGAAGCACATCAAGGACTTCATGGCGGTCGTGCTCGATCAGCGCGTCATCACGGCGCCGACGATCGAGAGCGCCATCGGCTCGCGTGGCCAGATCCGCCTCGGCGGCGGCTCGCTGCAGGACGCGCAGGATCTCGCGATCGTGCTGAAGGCCGGCGCGCTGCCAGTGCCGCTGCGCGTCGAGGAGACGCGCGAGGTCGGCCCGAGCCTCGGACAGGACTCGATCCGGCACGGGCTGCTGGCGGGCGCCGTCGCGGTCACGCTCGTGATCGTCATCATGCTCGTGTACTACCGCTTCTCCGGGCTGCTCGCCGTCGGCGGTCTCGTGCTGTACATGCTCTACACGCTCGCCACGCTGGCCGGCTTCGACGCCACACTCACGTTGCCAGGCCTCGCCGGCTTCGTGCTGTCCATCGGTATCGCCGTCGACGCGAACGTGCTGATCTTCGAACGCATCCGCGAGGAGCTCGACGCCGGCAAGTCGGTACGCCTCGCGATCGACGAGGGCTTCCGGCACGCGATGAGCGCCATCGTCGACTCCAACGTGTCGACCGCGCTCACCGCCGCGGTGCTCTACCAGTACGGCACCGGCCCCGTGCGCGGCTTCGCCGTGACGCTGCTCGCCGGTATCGCGGCGTCGATGATCACTGCCATCTTCGTCGTGCGCACGTTCTACCTCCTCTGGCTCAACCGCTCGCCGCGGGTCGAGTCGCTGAGCATCTGA
- the secF gene encoding protein translocase subunit SecF: protein MLRIFHNTKYDFIKWWRVALIATAAFIVVGFGSMLVTGGIRYSIDFTGGTLMQVKFNQRVDAGQIRSAVDQVTREAEIAQFGSDREFTIRAQKDPHEVAGQQGAETVARRIERALTQKFGAGNFQIGRTEAVGAKVGDELQRGAIYAILISFLLTLAYLAVRFEWRFGLAAVIATAHDIFTTLAFIKIMNIEVSLTVIAAILTVIGYSLNDTIVIFDRVREHVRRMRKTDSFYDIVNQSVNETLPRSVLTHATVSAATLALLLFAGEVIRPFAWVMLFGVVTGTFSSIYIASSVLIWIENKYPRKDAGAVAKSTSTAPRPAAPRSNQAVGAR from the coding sequence ATGCTCCGCATCTTCCACAACACCAAGTACGACTTCATCAAGTGGTGGCGCGTCGCGCTCATCGCGACGGCTGCCTTCATCGTGGTCGGCTTCGGCTCGATGCTCGTGACCGGTGGCATCCGCTACAGCATCGACTTCACCGGCGGCACGCTGATGCAGGTGAAGTTCAATCAGCGCGTCGATGCCGGTCAGATCCGCTCCGCCGTCGACCAGGTGACGCGCGAGGCCGAGATCGCGCAGTTCGGATCCGACCGCGAGTTCACCATTCGCGCGCAGAAGGATCCGCACGAGGTCGCGGGGCAGCAGGGCGCCGAGACGGTCGCACGCCGCATCGAGCGCGCGCTCACGCAGAAGTTCGGCGCGGGCAACTTCCAGATCGGCCGCACCGAGGCCGTCGGCGCGAAGGTCGGTGACGAGCTGCAGCGCGGCGCGATCTACGCCATCCTGATCTCGTTCCTGCTCACGCTCGCGTACCTCGCGGTGCGCTTCGAGTGGCGCTTCGGGCTCGCGGCCGTGATCGCGACGGCGCACGACATCTTCACGACGCTCGCGTTCATCAAGATCATGAACATCGAGGTGTCGCTGACGGTCATCGCCGCGATCCTCACCGTGATCGGCTACTCGCTGAACGACACGATCGTGATCTTCGACCGCGTGCGCGAGCACGTGCGCCGCATGCGCAAGACCGATTCGTTCTACGACATCGTGAACCAGTCGGTGAACGAGACGCTGCCGCGCTCCGTGCTGACGCACGCCACGGTGTCCGCCGCGACGCTCGCGCTGCTGCTGTTCGCCGGCGAGGTGATCCGCCCGTTCGCGTGGGTCATGCTGTTCGGTGTCGTGACCGGTACGTTCAGCTCCATCTACATCGCGTCCTCGGTCCTCATCTGGATCGAGAACAAGTACCCGCGCAAGGATGCCGGCGCCGTCGCGAAGAGCACGTCGACGGCTCCGCGTCCCGCCGCGCCGCGCTCGAACCAGGCGGTCGGCGCGCGCTGA
- a CDS encoding TatD family hydrolase, which translates to MLAFVDSHTHLADPAFDADRDDVIARARDAGALALVCIGESLAAAERARAIAVRHPGFVSFTAGVHPHDADTFDAERDLAAIRAEVAAGAVAVGECGLDYHYDHSPRDRQIAAFEAQLDLAYDLERPVVVHTREAADDTLSLVYEAGKRGVVGVLHCYTGSHDLARAALDVGWYVSFSGIVTFKRWTDDELLRLVPDDRLLAESDAPYLAPTPHRGKRNEPAWVPRTVERLAQARAATAEHVAALVIDNARRCFGLAIAGAPR; encoded by the coding sequence GTGCTCGCGTTCGTCGACAGCCACACGCATCTCGCCGACCCGGCGTTCGACGCCGATCGCGACGACGTCATCGCCCGCGCGCGCGACGCCGGTGCGCTCGCGCTCGTGTGCATCGGCGAGTCGCTCGCCGCTGCCGAGCGCGCCCGCGCGATCGCAGTGCGGCATCCGGGCTTCGTCTCGTTCACCGCCGGCGTGCACCCGCACGACGCCGACACGTTCGACGCGGAGCGCGACCTCGCGGCCATCCGCGCGGAGGTCGCCGCGGGCGCCGTCGCCGTCGGCGAGTGTGGGTTGGATTACCACTACGACCACTCGCCGCGCGACCGGCAGATCGCCGCGTTCGAGGCCCAGCTCGACCTCGCGTACGATCTGGAGCGTCCGGTCGTGGTCCACACACGCGAGGCGGCGGACGACACGCTCTCGCTCGTGTACGAGGCCGGGAAGCGGGGCGTCGTCGGCGTACTGCACTGCTATACCGGCTCGCACGATCTCGCGCGCGCCGCGCTCGACGTCGGCTGGTATGTCTCGTTCAGTGGCATCGTCACGTTCAAGCGATGGACGGACGACGAGCTGCTGCGTCTCGTGCCGGACGACCGCCTGCTCGCCGAGTCCGACGCGCCGTATCTCGCGCCCACGCCGCACCGCGGCAAGCGCAACGAGCCGGCGTGGGTGCCGCGAACCGTCGAGCGGCTGGCGCAGGCGCGTGCCGCGACCGCCGAGCACGTCGCGGCGCTCGTGATCGACAACGCACGCCGGTGCTTCGGGCTGGCGATCGCTGGAGCCCCCCGATAG
- a CDS encoding RidA family protein, translating into MPASQLEIVHTADAPAAIGPYSQAVKANGFLFTAGQIALDPATMQVVEGDVVAQADRALRNLTAVLTASGVSWSDVVKTTIFLADMADFGAVNEVYARALGDARPARSTVAVAGLPRGVRVEIELVAALPTQR; encoded by the coding sequence GTGCCGGCTTCGCAGCTCGAAATCGTTCACACCGCCGACGCTCCCGCCGCCATCGGGCCGTACTCGCAGGCCGTGAAGGCGAATGGGTTCCTGTTCACCGCGGGCCAGATCGCGCTCGATCCCGCGACGATGCAGGTCGTCGAGGGCGACGTCGTCGCGCAGGCCGACCGCGCGCTGCGGAACCTGACCGCCGTGCTCACCGCGTCCGGCGTGTCGTGGTCCGACGTCGTGAAGACGACCATCTTCCTCGCCGACATGGCGGACTTCGGCGCGGTGAACGAGGTCTACGCGCGCGCGCTCGGCGACGCGCGGCCGGCACGCTCCACGGTCGCCGTCGCCGGGCTCCCGCGCGGCGTTCGCGTCGAGATCGAGCTCGTCGCGGCGCTGCCGACGCAGCGCTGA
- the murI gene encoding glutamate racemase: protein MSAPESSSPIGVFDSGIGGLTVARELMRQLPNESIIYFGDTARVPYGPKSPDTVRRYSHEIATFLLAQGVKAVVVACNTATAHALPMLREELPVPVVGVVEPGARAAVRASTNGEIGVIGTVGTVNSRAYHRAIHALAPHAHVRARACPLFVPLAEEGWTDHAATRLIAQEYLEPLVETHVDTLVLGCTHYPLLKPVIGEVVGRGVRLIDSAEETAAETGRLLAEREMCAEPGSIVRHRFVASDAPDHFLTMAERFLGAPVESMETVTLG, encoded by the coding sequence GTGAGCGCCCCCGAGTCGTCGTCGCCCATCGGCGTGTTCGACTCGGGGATCGGCGGGCTCACGGTCGCACGTGAGCTGATGCGGCAGCTGCCTAACGAGTCGATCATCTACTTCGGCGACACCGCGCGCGTGCCGTACGGGCCGAAGAGTCCCGACACCGTGCGTCGCTACAGCCACGAGATCGCGACGTTCCTGCTCGCGCAGGGCGTGAAGGCCGTCGTCGTCGCGTGCAACACGGCGACCGCGCACGCGCTCCCCATGCTCCGCGAGGAGCTGCCCGTGCCGGTCGTCGGCGTCGTGGAGCCGGGCGCGCGCGCCGCCGTGCGTGCATCGACGAACGGCGAGATCGGCGTCATCGGCACCGTGGGCACCGTCAACTCGCGCGCCTATCATCGCGCCATCCACGCGCTCGCGCCGCATGCGCACGTGCGCGCGCGCGCCTGCCCGCTGTTCGTGCCGCTCGCCGAGGAAGGCTGGACCGACCACGCGGCGACGCGGCTCATCGCCCAAGAGTACCTCGAGCCGTTGGTCGAGACGCACGTCGATACGCTCGTCCTCGGCTGCACGCACTACCCGCTGCTCAAGCCGGTCATCGGCGAGGTCGTCGGACGTGGCGTGCGTCTCATCGACAGCGCCGAGGAGACGGCGGCGGAGACCGGACGACTGCTCGCCGAGCGCGAGATGTGCGCTGAGCCCGGGTCCATCGTGCGGCATCGCTTCGTGGCGAGCGACGCGCCTGACCACTTCCTAACGATGGCGGAGCGCTTCCTCGGCGCGCCGGTCGAGAGCATGGAGACGGTCACCCTCGGCTGA
- a CDS encoding UDP-2,3-diacylglucosamine diphosphatase yields the protein MLPSPCYIFSDAHLGVARPERERELLAFLRSLRGAAGSLVVNGDLFDFWFEWRSVMPRRAFRVLAALADLRDDGVPVLWMAGNHDCWGGDILREDVGVEFHVGPWEGTLAGWHTRIEHGDGLRPREDRGYRAIRPVLRHPLSVWAFRLLHPDFASRLAHGSSHGSRALGPGDGGVGLRRIAFDTLARDPSLELVVFGHSHARMLDRAEGGGVYANPGAWLDEPTYLRVDEQEIAVLRWNGSAEGDRLHALDRRAEEALRHR from the coding sequence GTGCTGCCCAGTCCCTGCTACATCTTCTCCGACGCGCACCTCGGCGTGGCGCGGCCCGAGCGCGAGCGCGAGCTGCTCGCGTTCCTGCGGAGCCTGCGCGGCGCGGCGGGCTCGCTGGTGGTGAACGGCGACCTGTTCGACTTCTGGTTCGAGTGGCGATCGGTGATGCCGCGCCGCGCGTTCCGCGTGCTGGCCGCACTCGCCGACCTCCGCGACGATGGCGTGCCGGTGCTGTGGATGGCCGGCAACCACGACTGCTGGGGCGGCGACATCCTGCGCGAGGACGTGGGTGTCGAGTTCCACGTCGGGCCGTGGGAAGGAACGCTGGCGGGTTGGCACACGCGCATCGAGCACGGCGACGGGCTGCGGCCACGGGAGGACCGCGGCTATCGGGCGATCCGGCCGGTGCTGCGACACCCGCTGTCGGTGTGGGCGTTCCGGCTGCTCCACCCGGACTTCGCGAGCCGCCTCGCGCACGGGAGCTCGCACGGCAGCCGAGCGCTCGGTCCAGGCGACGGCGGTGTGGGGCTCCGGCGCATCGCGTTCGACACGCTGGCGCGCGACCCCTCGCTGGAGCTCGTGGTGTTCGGGCACTCGCACGCGCGGATGCTGGACCGCGCGGAGGGCGGCGGCGTGTACGCGAACCCGGGCGCCTGGCTGGACGAGCCGACGTACCTACGGGTGGACGAGCAGGAGATCGCGGTGCTCCGATGGAACGGGTCAGCCGAGGGTGACCGTCTCCATGCTCTCGACCGGCGCGCCGAGGAAGCGCTCCGCCATCGTTAG
- a CDS encoding acyl-CoA thioesterase, which produces MSRVHVTELRVRYAETDQMGVVYHANYLAWCEVGRTEFIRTGGMSYRQMEEAGVALAVAEASLRFHAPARYDDLIRVETTMTDVRSRSVTFDYLVSRADDGVRLVSASTRLVSIDRNSRPTAMPGPVREILERARA; this is translated from the coding sequence GTGTCCCGCGTCCACGTCACCGAGCTCCGCGTCCGCTACGCCGAAACCGACCAGATGGGTGTCGTGTATCACGCGAACTATCTCGCGTGGTGCGAGGTGGGGCGCACGGAGTTCATCCGGACGGGGGGCATGAGCTATCGGCAGATGGAGGAGGCGGGCGTCGCGCTCGCGGTAGCGGAGGCGAGCCTGCGGTTCCACGCGCCGGCGCGGTACGACGACCTCATTCGCGTCGAGACGACGATGACGGACGTGCGATCGCGGAGCGTCACGTTCGACTATCTCGTGTCGCGCGCCGACGATGGCGTGCGGCTCGTCTCGGCGTCCACGCGCCTCGTGTCGATCGATCGCAACAGCCGTCCGACGGCGATGCCCGGCCCGGTGCGCGAGATCCTGGAGCGTGCCCGTGCGTGA
- the lptE gene encoding LPS assembly lipoprotein LptE, translated as MAALRAAVFAIALGTATSGMVACRFSPYHFAGGGFPSHVRTIAVLPFDNETPVPELQREVFEALRRQLQNRLNLREASEAKADAVVRGSIVKYEIDVPIGYSSDPRQATSARRQLQLVVDISIVDQSSGKPLWERKGLTTKGEYAERDEAGGRRLAIERMINDVVEGAQSQW; from the coding sequence GTGGCGGCGCTGCGCGCCGCCGTCTTCGCCATCGCGTTAGGCACCGCGACATCGGGCATGGTCGCGTGCCGTTTCAGCCCGTACCACTTCGCGGGCGGCGGCTTTCCGTCGCACGTTCGTACCATCGCGGTGCTGCCGTTCGACAACGAGACGCCCGTGCCGGAGCTGCAGCGCGAGGTGTTCGAGGCGCTTCGCCGCCAGCTTCAGAACCGGCTCAACCTGCGCGAAGCCTCCGAGGCGAAGGCCGACGCCGTGGTGCGCGGCTCGATCGTGAAGTACGAGATCGACGTGCCGATCGGCTACAGCTCCGATCCGCGCCAGGCGACGTCCGCGCGCCGGCAGCTCCAGCTCGTCGTGGACATCAGCATCGTCGACCAGTCGTCGGGCAAGCCGCTCTGGGAGCGGAAGGGACTCACGACGAAGGGCGAGTACGCCGAGCGAGACGAGGCGGGCGGCCGCCGGCTCGCGATCGAGCGCATGATCAACGACGTCGTCGAAGGGGCGCAGTCGCAGTGGTAG
- the rfaE2 gene encoding D-glycero-beta-D-manno-heptose 1-phosphate adenylyltransferase has protein sequence MVAGGATATASLDPARKIFTWDEARAWRRRQRGRVVFTNGVFDLLHPGHIDVVVGARRQGDALIVGLNADESVRRLKGPERPVRSEAERAYVLASLEAVDAVVVFGQDTPLELVRVVEPDVIVKGGDYDESTIVGAAEVRARGGDVVVIPLTPGQSTTSIIEKLRAR, from the coding sequence GTGGTAGCCGGCGGCGCGACCGCGACCGCCTCGCTCGATCCGGCGCGCAAGATCTTCACCTGGGACGAGGCGCGCGCGTGGCGCCGGCGGCAGCGCGGCCGCGTCGTGTTCACCAACGGCGTCTTCGACCTGCTGCATCCCGGCCACATCGACGTCGTGGTCGGGGCGCGCCGGCAGGGCGACGCGCTCATCGTCGGTCTGAACGCCGACGAATCCGTTAGGCGGCTGAAAGGTCCCGAGCGTCCCGTGCGCAGCGAGGCCGAGCGCGCGTACGTCCTCGCGTCCCTCGAGGCGGTGGATGCCGTGGTCGTGTTCGGCCAGGACACTCCGCTCGAGCTGGTGCGCGTCGTCGAGCCCGACGTCATCGTGAAGGGCGGCGACTATGACGAGTCCACGATCGTCGGCGCGGCCGAGGTGCGCGCGCGCGGCGGCGACGTCGTCGTCATCCCGCTGACGCCCGGCCAGTCCACCACCTCCATCATCGAGAAGCTTCGTGCCCGTTGA
- the rph gene encoding ribonuclease PH, giving the protein MPVESRTTIREGRASDALRPLALERGVAEYAEGSCLVSFGKTRVLCTASVEPGVPGWRKGRGEGWITAEYAMLPRATRTRTPRERAQLGGRTQEIQRLIGRSIRAMLDDFRFGEHTLRVDCDVLQADGGTRTAAITGAAVAVADAFDAMSSAGVIPVSPVKRLVAAVSVGVVDGAPMLDLDYDEDVRAAVDMNVVMSGEGRFVEVQGTGEHGTFDRAELDALLDLAVSGIQQLQDAQRTARAGT; this is encoded by the coding sequence GTGCCCGTTGAGTCCCGCACCACCATCCGCGAGGGTCGCGCGTCCGACGCCCTCCGCCCGCTCGCCCTGGAGCGCGGCGTCGCCGAGTACGCCGAGGGAAGCTGTCTCGTGTCGTTCGGGAAGACGCGTGTGCTGTGCACGGCGAGCGTCGAGCCCGGCGTCCCGGGCTGGCGGAAGGGGCGCGGCGAGGGATGGATCACCGCGGAATACGCGATGCTGCCGCGCGCGACGCGCACCCGCACGCCGCGCGAGCGCGCCCAGCTCGGCGGCCGCACCCAGGAGATCCAGCGGCTCATCGGCCGCAGCATTCGCGCGATGCTCGACGACTTCCGGTTCGGGGAGCACACGCTGCGCGTCGACTGCGACGTCCTCCAGGCGGATGGCGGCACGCGTACGGCCGCGATCACCGGCGCCGCGGTGGCCGTCGCCGACGCGTTCGACGCGATGTCGAGCGCCGGCGTCATCCCCGTCTCGCCCGTGAAGCGCCTCGTCGCGGCCGTGAGCGTCGGCGTCGTGGATGGCGCTCCGATGCTCGACCTCGACTACGACGAGGACGTCCGCGCGGCGGTGGACATGAACGTGGTCATGAGCGGGGAGGGGCGGTTCGTCGAGGTGCAGGGCACCGGGGAGCACGGCACGTTCGATCGCGCCGAGCTCGACGCGCTCCTGGATCTCGCGGTGTCCGGCATCCAGCAGCTGCAGGACGCTCAGCGCACCGCTCGCGCCGGCACGTGA